A single region of the Chelonia mydas isolate rCheMyd1 chromosome 4, rCheMyd1.pri.v2, whole genome shotgun sequence genome encodes:
- the MAVS gene encoding mitochondrial antiviral-signaling protein isoform X1, which produces MGFAEDKVYEYIRENMHDFHRIRVRQLIHHLPCLSDADREEIEAHDDRKGNEHAVWQLFYYLKCRNGWVKELIEALRKNRHYDLADRVQCKYDAHQVGPRNKASLPAVNNSLPSCKSVCSRMPPPAANPDPQRAGPTFENNPHTPSLPRQPASLPGPDTPLLLQTNPSGVESYQDLGEYNTPVQEMEPVAKQKVAEDALTPWREAPSPQPTGNAALADLRASQEGSNHGDGLSSAAVQLPPGSPVGHLLGCGGVPRGEVEVAQPGRPVFDPSGQGQDWAGRQQHPVCVNDGYFGNMNHLNIGNSRKASMPGEPVQRGEPAAAPSPEDFKNQPEEVYYSSFERSPLAASANRAVPGHGQQAGDSLREQKIQALQGYENGNLTSSMVDVHNPVLLQTQFDAEQKRAQGQREDHGGERDAFPLHQIRDSAQSTHSYGELGAIKGRADSSPAIGSAPASQTTSTIPTDLSEDATAHDLGALDLGTTRLASSSEKLASGPSAGPSQGIPEQNSGSSINSHRGGWSGGCLADTPGVASVPANSRNPQSKVQILASAAHMLRPASTPGPSNVLPTSSPLHPSTTSIERVLKLSNAKPAVEFPDPSGFSSTAVIPPSSPALPSDPSEPAFNIDLDELKSPVQECKLPTRDTDSSSTSKPKENANQAPKPPAPSVTQTSPGFPGSTVRTTAREAGWKIQNALPGSPGGCQVFCSEPDEEVELSKPGVLTSTGGVEEPAQRQPESPETNVQYSGRSNRFFLSSECSLGSNPLMISESSSACPSSSRAQRNQPEENHYSSQSDHPLPSWATSNGPRRVEATKTSRASLLPESSSTWDSTAVGTHEVHVVEYPGADLGEAPSLRDVASVYENPSPASSGWDSAAVGTHEVHVVEYPGADLGEAPSLRDVASVYENPSPASSGSNIKRPKRDSDGTSFPLKDYILPAAIAAFTSVVAFLFYKHLRN; this is translated from the exons ATGGGGTTTGCTGAGGACAAGGTTTATGAGTACATTAGGGAAAACATGCACGACTTCCATCGCATCCGGGTGCGCCAGCTGATTCACCATCTGCCATGTCTCTCTGATGCAGACAGG GAAGAGATCGAAGCCCACGACGACAGGAAAGGGAACGAGCACGCCGTGTGGCAGCTCTTCTACTACCTGAAATGCAGGAATGGCTGGGTGAAGGAGCTCATTGAGGCGCTCAGGAAAAACAGGCACTATGATCTCGCAGACAGGGTTCAGTGCAAGTACGATGCTCACCAAGTCG GTCCTCGGAACAAGGCATCACTTCCTGCTGTGAATAACTCTCTGCCCAGCTGCAAGTCGGTTTGCTCTCGGATGCCTCCACCGGCAGCTAATCCTGATCCTCAGCGCGCTGGCCCCACCTTTGAGAACAATCCCCACACGCCTTCATTGCCTAGGCAGCCAGCAAGTCTCCCAGGGCCTGACACACCCCTGCTTCTCCAGACGAATCCATCTGGAGTGGAAAGCTACCAAGACCTGGGGGAATACAATACTCCTGTGCAAGAAATGGAGCCAGTGGCAAAGCAAAAG GTTGCAGAAGATGCCCTGACCCCGTGGAGGGAAGCTCCGAGTCCCCAACCCACTGGGAACGCAGCACTAGCTGATCTCAGGGCATCCCAGGAAGGCAGTAACCATGGAGATGGTCTGTCCTCAGCAGCAGTCCAGTTACCTCCTGGATCACCAGTGGGACACCTGCTGGGTTGTGGGGGTGTGCCCAGAGGAGAGGTGGAAGTGGCTCAGCCAGGCAGACCAGTATTTGACCCAAGCGGACAGGGGCAGGACTGGGCCGGCCGCCAGCAGCATCCGGTCTGTGTGAATGATGGGTATTTTGGGAACATGAATCACCTGAACATTGGGAACAGCAGAAAGGCATCCATGCCTGGAGAGCCTGTTCAGAGAGGTGAGCCGGCCGCCGCTCCTAGCCCAGAGGATTTCAAGAACCAGCCAGAAGAGGTTTACTATTCTTCTTTTGAGCGCTCTCCACTGGCTGCCAGTGCCAACAGAGCTGTCCCCGGACATGGGCAGCAGGCTGGAGATTCGCTCCGGGAACAGAAGATTCAGGCTTTGCAGGGTTACGAGAATGGGAACCTGACGAGCAGCATGGTGGATGTTCATAACCCTGTCCTCCTGCAGACCCAGTTTGATGCAGAGCAGAAACGTGCCCAGGGGCAGAGAGAAGACCATGGTGGAGAGAGGGATGCGTTTCCTCTACACCAAATCAGAGATTCCGCACAAAGCACACACAGTTATGGTGAGTTGGGAGCCATCAAAGGAAGGGCTGACTCTAGCCCTGCAATCGGATCAGCGCCCGCCTCTCAGACGACGAGCACCATCCCCACGGACCTCAGTGAGGATGCGACTGCTCATGATTTGGGAGCATTAGATCTTGGCACAACACGCTTGGCCAGCTCCTCTGAAAAACTGGCTTCAGGCCCCTCTGCTGGACCTTCCCAGGGGATCCCTGAGCAGAACTCAGGTAGCAGCATCAATTCCCACCGGGGTGGGTGGTCGGGCGGGTGCCTAGCAGATACCCCGGGCGTTGCCAGTGTaccagcaaacagcagga ATCCTCAAAGCAAAGTCCAGATCCTAGCTTCTGCAGCTCACATGCTACGCCCAGCTTCAACTCCTGGACCCAGCAACGTTCTTCCAACCagttcccccctccatcccagtaCGACTAGCATTGAGAGAGTTCTCAAACTCTCCAATGCCAAGCCTGCTGTGGAATTCCCTGACCCTAGTGGCTTCTCCTCTACTGCGGTGATTCCGCCTAGTTCACCTGCATTGCCCTCTGACCCGTCAGAGCCAGCGTTCAACATCGACCTGGATGAGCTGAAATCTCCCGTCCAAGAGTGCAAACTGCCAACGAGAgacacagacagcagcagcacctccaaGCCAAAGGAGAAC GCAAATCAAGCTCCAAAGCCCCCTGCTCCGAGTGTGACCCAAACCAGTCCAGGGTTCCCTGGGAGCACAGTTCGTACCACCGCAAGGGAGGCAGGGTGGAAGATCCAAAATGCCTTGCCAGGCTCCCCTGGGGGCTGCCAAGTGTTCTGCAGTGAGCCGGATGAAGAGGTGGAGCTCAGCAAGCCAGGTGTGCTAACCTCCACCGGAGGTGTGGAGGAGCCAGCCCAGAGGCAGCCGGAGTCACCCGAGACAAATGTCCAATATTCTGGGAGGTCCAACCGCTTCTTCCTCAGCAGCGAGTGCTCTCTGGGCAGCAATCCCCTAATGATAAGCGAATCCAGCAgtgcctgccccagctccagcagagcCCAGAGGAATCAGCCTGAAGAGAATCACTACTCCTCTCAgtctgaccaccccctcccatctTGGGCTACCAGCAATGGCCCAAGAAGAGTCGAGGCTACCAAAACCAGCAGAGCCTCCCTtctgccagagagcagcagcacctgggacaGCACAGCTGTGGGAACTCACGAAGTCCATGTGGTTGAGTATCCTGGCGCTGATCTGGGGGAGGCTCCCAGCCTGAGGGATGTAGCCAGTGTCTATGAGAACccatctccagccagctctggctGGGACAGCGCAGCTGTGGGAACTCACGAAGTCCATGTGGTTGAGTATCCTGGCGCTGATCTGGGGGAGGCTCCCAGCCTGAGGGATGTAGCCAGTGTCTATGAGAACccatctccagccagctctggctCGAACATTAAGAGGCCAAAGCGAGACAGTGATGGGACATCCTTCCCCTTGAAGGACTATATACTGCCAGCTGCCATTGCTGCATTCACTTCTGTTGTGGCTTTCCTGTTCTATAAGCATCTGCGGAATTAG
- the MAVS gene encoding mitochondrial antiviral-signaling protein isoform X2, whose amino-acid sequence MGFAEDKVYEYIRENMHDFHRIRVRQLIHHLPCLSDADREEIEAHDDRKGNEHAVWQLFYYLKCRNGWVKELIEALRKNRHYDLADRVQCKYDAHQVGPRNKASLPAVNNSLPSCKSVCSRMPPPAANPDPQRAGPTFENNPHTPSLPRQPASLPGPDTPLLLQTNPSGVESYQDLGEYNTPVQEMEPVAKQKVAEDALTPWREAPSPQPTGNAALADLRASQEGSNHGDGLSSAAVQLPPGSPVGHLLGCGGVPRGEVEVAQPGRPVFDPSGQGQDWAGRQQHPVCVNDGYFGNMNHLNIGNSRKASMPGEPVQRGEPAAAPSPEDFKNQPEEVYYSSFERSPLAASANRAVPGHGQQAGDSLREQKIQALQGYENGNLTSSMVDVHNPVLLQTQFDAEQKRAQGQREDHGGERDAFPLHQIRDSAQSTHSYGELGAIKGRADSSPAIGSAPASQTTSTIPTDLSEDATAHDLGALDLGTTRLASSSEKLASGPSAGPSQGIPEQNSDPQSKVQILASAAHMLRPASTPGPSNVLPTSSPLHPSTTSIERVLKLSNAKPAVEFPDPSGFSSTAVIPPSSPALPSDPSEPAFNIDLDELKSPVQECKLPTRDTDSSSTSKPKENANQAPKPPAPSVTQTSPGFPGSTVRTTAREAGWKIQNALPGSPGGCQVFCSEPDEEVELSKPGVLTSTGGVEEPAQRQPESPETNVQYSGRSNRFFLSSECSLGSNPLMISESSSACPSSSRAQRNQPEENHYSSQSDHPLPSWATSNGPRRVEATKTSRASLLPESSSTWDSTAVGTHEVHVVEYPGADLGEAPSLRDVASVYENPSPASSGWDSAAVGTHEVHVVEYPGADLGEAPSLRDVASVYENPSPASSGSNIKRPKRDSDGTSFPLKDYILPAAIAAFTSVVAFLFYKHLRN is encoded by the exons ATGGGGTTTGCTGAGGACAAGGTTTATGAGTACATTAGGGAAAACATGCACGACTTCCATCGCATCCGGGTGCGCCAGCTGATTCACCATCTGCCATGTCTCTCTGATGCAGACAGG GAAGAGATCGAAGCCCACGACGACAGGAAAGGGAACGAGCACGCCGTGTGGCAGCTCTTCTACTACCTGAAATGCAGGAATGGCTGGGTGAAGGAGCTCATTGAGGCGCTCAGGAAAAACAGGCACTATGATCTCGCAGACAGGGTTCAGTGCAAGTACGATGCTCACCAAGTCG GTCCTCGGAACAAGGCATCACTTCCTGCTGTGAATAACTCTCTGCCCAGCTGCAAGTCGGTTTGCTCTCGGATGCCTCCACCGGCAGCTAATCCTGATCCTCAGCGCGCTGGCCCCACCTTTGAGAACAATCCCCACACGCCTTCATTGCCTAGGCAGCCAGCAAGTCTCCCAGGGCCTGACACACCCCTGCTTCTCCAGACGAATCCATCTGGAGTGGAAAGCTACCAAGACCTGGGGGAATACAATACTCCTGTGCAAGAAATGGAGCCAGTGGCAAAGCAAAAG GTTGCAGAAGATGCCCTGACCCCGTGGAGGGAAGCTCCGAGTCCCCAACCCACTGGGAACGCAGCACTAGCTGATCTCAGGGCATCCCAGGAAGGCAGTAACCATGGAGATGGTCTGTCCTCAGCAGCAGTCCAGTTACCTCCTGGATCACCAGTGGGACACCTGCTGGGTTGTGGGGGTGTGCCCAGAGGAGAGGTGGAAGTGGCTCAGCCAGGCAGACCAGTATTTGACCCAAGCGGACAGGGGCAGGACTGGGCCGGCCGCCAGCAGCATCCGGTCTGTGTGAATGATGGGTATTTTGGGAACATGAATCACCTGAACATTGGGAACAGCAGAAAGGCATCCATGCCTGGAGAGCCTGTTCAGAGAGGTGAGCCGGCCGCCGCTCCTAGCCCAGAGGATTTCAAGAACCAGCCAGAAGAGGTTTACTATTCTTCTTTTGAGCGCTCTCCACTGGCTGCCAGTGCCAACAGAGCTGTCCCCGGACATGGGCAGCAGGCTGGAGATTCGCTCCGGGAACAGAAGATTCAGGCTTTGCAGGGTTACGAGAATGGGAACCTGACGAGCAGCATGGTGGATGTTCATAACCCTGTCCTCCTGCAGACCCAGTTTGATGCAGAGCAGAAACGTGCCCAGGGGCAGAGAGAAGACCATGGTGGAGAGAGGGATGCGTTTCCTCTACACCAAATCAGAGATTCCGCACAAAGCACACACAGTTATGGTGAGTTGGGAGCCATCAAAGGAAGGGCTGACTCTAGCCCTGCAATCGGATCAGCGCCCGCCTCTCAGACGACGAGCACCATCCCCACGGACCTCAGTGAGGATGCGACTGCTCATGATTTGGGAGCATTAGATCTTGGCACAACACGCTTGGCCAGCTCCTCTGAAAAACTGGCTTCAGGCCCCTCTGCTGGACCTTCCCAGGGGATCCCTGAGCAGAACTCAG ATCCTCAAAGCAAAGTCCAGATCCTAGCTTCTGCAGCTCACATGCTACGCCCAGCTTCAACTCCTGGACCCAGCAACGTTCTTCCAACCagttcccccctccatcccagtaCGACTAGCATTGAGAGAGTTCTCAAACTCTCCAATGCCAAGCCTGCTGTGGAATTCCCTGACCCTAGTGGCTTCTCCTCTACTGCGGTGATTCCGCCTAGTTCACCTGCATTGCCCTCTGACCCGTCAGAGCCAGCGTTCAACATCGACCTGGATGAGCTGAAATCTCCCGTCCAAGAGTGCAAACTGCCAACGAGAgacacagacagcagcagcacctccaaGCCAAAGGAGAAC GCAAATCAAGCTCCAAAGCCCCCTGCTCCGAGTGTGACCCAAACCAGTCCAGGGTTCCCTGGGAGCACAGTTCGTACCACCGCAAGGGAGGCAGGGTGGAAGATCCAAAATGCCTTGCCAGGCTCCCCTGGGGGCTGCCAAGTGTTCTGCAGTGAGCCGGATGAAGAGGTGGAGCTCAGCAAGCCAGGTGTGCTAACCTCCACCGGAGGTGTGGAGGAGCCAGCCCAGAGGCAGCCGGAGTCACCCGAGACAAATGTCCAATATTCTGGGAGGTCCAACCGCTTCTTCCTCAGCAGCGAGTGCTCTCTGGGCAGCAATCCCCTAATGATAAGCGAATCCAGCAgtgcctgccccagctccagcagagcCCAGAGGAATCAGCCTGAAGAGAATCACTACTCCTCTCAgtctgaccaccccctcccatctTGGGCTACCAGCAATGGCCCAAGAAGAGTCGAGGCTACCAAAACCAGCAGAGCCTCCCTtctgccagagagcagcagcacctgggacaGCACAGCTGTGGGAACTCACGAAGTCCATGTGGTTGAGTATCCTGGCGCTGATCTGGGGGAGGCTCCCAGCCTGAGGGATGTAGCCAGTGTCTATGAGAACccatctccagccagctctggctGGGACAGCGCAGCTGTGGGAACTCACGAAGTCCATGTGGTTGAGTATCCTGGCGCTGATCTGGGGGAGGCTCCCAGCCTGAGGGATGTAGCCAGTGTCTATGAGAACccatctccagccagctctggctCGAACATTAAGAGGCCAAAGCGAGACAGTGATGGGACATCCTTCCCCTTGAAGGACTATATACTGCCAGCTGCCATTGCTGCATTCACTTCTGTTGTGGCTTTCCTGTTCTATAAGCATCTGCGGAATTAG
- the MAVS gene encoding mitochondrial antiviral-signaling protein isoform X3 — MGFAEDKVYEYIRENMHDFHRIRVRQLIHHLPCLSDADREEIEAHDDRKGNEHAVWQLFYYLKCRNGWVKELIEALRKNRHYDLADRVQCKYDAHQVGPRNKASLPAVNNSLPSCKSVCSRMPPPAANPDPQRAGPTFENNPHTPSLPRQPASLPGPDTPLLLQTNPSGVESYQDLGEYNTPVQEMEPVAKQKVAEDALTPWREAPSPQPTGNAALADLRASQEGSNHGDGLSSAAVQLPPGSPVGHLLGCGGVPRGEVEVAQPGRPVFDPSGQGQDWAGRQQHPVCVNDGYFGNMNHLNIGNSRKASMPGEPVQRGEPAAAPSPEDFKNQPEEVYYSSFERSPLAASANRAVPGHGQQAGDSLREQKIQALQGYENGNLTSSMVDVHNPVLLQTQFDAEQKRAQGQREDHGGERDAFPLHQIRDSAQSTHSYDPQSKVQILASAAHMLRPASTPGPSNVLPTSSPLHPSTTSIERVLKLSNAKPAVEFPDPSGFSSTAVIPPSSPALPSDPSEPAFNIDLDELKSPVQECKLPTRDTDSSSTSKPKENANQAPKPPAPSVTQTSPGFPGSTVRTTAREAGWKIQNALPGSPGGCQVFCSEPDEEVELSKPGVLTSTGGVEEPAQRQPESPETNVQYSGRSNRFFLSSECSLGSNPLMISESSSACPSSSRAQRNQPEENHYSSQSDHPLPSWATSNGPRRVEATKTSRASLLPESSSTWDSTAVGTHEVHVVEYPGADLGEAPSLRDVASVYENPSPASSGWDSAAVGTHEVHVVEYPGADLGEAPSLRDVASVYENPSPASSGSNIKRPKRDSDGTSFPLKDYILPAAIAAFTSVVAFLFYKHLRN, encoded by the exons ATGGGGTTTGCTGAGGACAAGGTTTATGAGTACATTAGGGAAAACATGCACGACTTCCATCGCATCCGGGTGCGCCAGCTGATTCACCATCTGCCATGTCTCTCTGATGCAGACAGG GAAGAGATCGAAGCCCACGACGACAGGAAAGGGAACGAGCACGCCGTGTGGCAGCTCTTCTACTACCTGAAATGCAGGAATGGCTGGGTGAAGGAGCTCATTGAGGCGCTCAGGAAAAACAGGCACTATGATCTCGCAGACAGGGTTCAGTGCAAGTACGATGCTCACCAAGTCG GTCCTCGGAACAAGGCATCACTTCCTGCTGTGAATAACTCTCTGCCCAGCTGCAAGTCGGTTTGCTCTCGGATGCCTCCACCGGCAGCTAATCCTGATCCTCAGCGCGCTGGCCCCACCTTTGAGAACAATCCCCACACGCCTTCATTGCCTAGGCAGCCAGCAAGTCTCCCAGGGCCTGACACACCCCTGCTTCTCCAGACGAATCCATCTGGAGTGGAAAGCTACCAAGACCTGGGGGAATACAATACTCCTGTGCAAGAAATGGAGCCAGTGGCAAAGCAAAAG GTTGCAGAAGATGCCCTGACCCCGTGGAGGGAAGCTCCGAGTCCCCAACCCACTGGGAACGCAGCACTAGCTGATCTCAGGGCATCCCAGGAAGGCAGTAACCATGGAGATGGTCTGTCCTCAGCAGCAGTCCAGTTACCTCCTGGATCACCAGTGGGACACCTGCTGGGTTGTGGGGGTGTGCCCAGAGGAGAGGTGGAAGTGGCTCAGCCAGGCAGACCAGTATTTGACCCAAGCGGACAGGGGCAGGACTGGGCCGGCCGCCAGCAGCATCCGGTCTGTGTGAATGATGGGTATTTTGGGAACATGAATCACCTGAACATTGGGAACAGCAGAAAGGCATCCATGCCTGGAGAGCCTGTTCAGAGAGGTGAGCCGGCCGCCGCTCCTAGCCCAGAGGATTTCAAGAACCAGCCAGAAGAGGTTTACTATTCTTCTTTTGAGCGCTCTCCACTGGCTGCCAGTGCCAACAGAGCTGTCCCCGGACATGGGCAGCAGGCTGGAGATTCGCTCCGGGAACAGAAGATTCAGGCTTTGCAGGGTTACGAGAATGGGAACCTGACGAGCAGCATGGTGGATGTTCATAACCCTGTCCTCCTGCAGACCCAGTTTGATGCAGAGCAGAAACGTGCCCAGGGGCAGAGAGAAGACCATGGTGGAGAGAGGGATGCGTTTCCTCTACACCAAATCAGAGATTCCGCACAAAGCACACACAGTTATG ATCCTCAAAGCAAAGTCCAGATCCTAGCTTCTGCAGCTCACATGCTACGCCCAGCTTCAACTCCTGGACCCAGCAACGTTCTTCCAACCagttcccccctccatcccagtaCGACTAGCATTGAGAGAGTTCTCAAACTCTCCAATGCCAAGCCTGCTGTGGAATTCCCTGACCCTAGTGGCTTCTCCTCTACTGCGGTGATTCCGCCTAGTTCACCTGCATTGCCCTCTGACCCGTCAGAGCCAGCGTTCAACATCGACCTGGATGAGCTGAAATCTCCCGTCCAAGAGTGCAAACTGCCAACGAGAgacacagacagcagcagcacctccaaGCCAAAGGAGAAC GCAAATCAAGCTCCAAAGCCCCCTGCTCCGAGTGTGACCCAAACCAGTCCAGGGTTCCCTGGGAGCACAGTTCGTACCACCGCAAGGGAGGCAGGGTGGAAGATCCAAAATGCCTTGCCAGGCTCCCCTGGGGGCTGCCAAGTGTTCTGCAGTGAGCCGGATGAAGAGGTGGAGCTCAGCAAGCCAGGTGTGCTAACCTCCACCGGAGGTGTGGAGGAGCCAGCCCAGAGGCAGCCGGAGTCACCCGAGACAAATGTCCAATATTCTGGGAGGTCCAACCGCTTCTTCCTCAGCAGCGAGTGCTCTCTGGGCAGCAATCCCCTAATGATAAGCGAATCCAGCAgtgcctgccccagctccagcagagcCCAGAGGAATCAGCCTGAAGAGAATCACTACTCCTCTCAgtctgaccaccccctcccatctTGGGCTACCAGCAATGGCCCAAGAAGAGTCGAGGCTACCAAAACCAGCAGAGCCTCCCTtctgccagagagcagcagcacctgggacaGCACAGCTGTGGGAACTCACGAAGTCCATGTGGTTGAGTATCCTGGCGCTGATCTGGGGGAGGCTCCCAGCCTGAGGGATGTAGCCAGTGTCTATGAGAACccatctccagccagctctggctGGGACAGCGCAGCTGTGGGAACTCACGAAGTCCATGTGGTTGAGTATCCTGGCGCTGATCTGGGGGAGGCTCCCAGCCTGAGGGATGTAGCCAGTGTCTATGAGAACccatctccagccagctctggctCGAACATTAAGAGGCCAAAGCGAGACAGTGATGGGACATCCTTCCCCTTGAAGGACTATATACTGCCAGCTGCCATTGCTGCATTCACTTCTGTTGTGGCTTTCCTGTTCTATAAGCATCTGCGGAATTAG
- the MAVS gene encoding mitochondrial antiviral-signaling protein isoform X4, which translates to MPPPAANPDPQRAGPTFENNPHTPSLPRQPASLPGPDTPLLLQTNPSGVESYQDLGEYNTPVQEMEPVAKQKVAEDALTPWREAPSPQPTGNAALADLRASQEGSNHGDGLSSAAVQLPPGSPVGHLLGCGGVPRGEVEVAQPGRPVFDPSGQGQDWAGRQQHPVCVNDGYFGNMNHLNIGNSRKASMPGEPVQRGEPAAAPSPEDFKNQPEEVYYSSFERSPLAASANRAVPGHGQQAGDSLREQKIQALQGYENGNLTSSMVDVHNPVLLQTQFDAEQKRAQGQREDHGGERDAFPLHQIRDSAQSTHSYGELGAIKGRADSSPAIGSAPASQTTSTIPTDLSEDATAHDLGALDLGTTRLASSSEKLASGPSAGPSQGIPEQNSGSSINSHRGGWSGGCLADTPGVASVPANSRNPQSKVQILASAAHMLRPASTPGPSNVLPTSSPLHPSTTSIERVLKLSNAKPAVEFPDPSGFSSTAVIPPSSPALPSDPSEPAFNIDLDELKSPVQECKLPTRDTDSSSTSKPKENANQAPKPPAPSVTQTSPGFPGSTVRTTAREAGWKIQNALPGSPGGCQVFCSEPDEEVELSKPGVLTSTGGVEEPAQRQPESPETNVQYSGRSNRFFLSSECSLGSNPLMISESSSACPSSSRAQRNQPEENHYSSQSDHPLPSWATSNGPRRVEATKTSRASLLPESSSTWDSTAVGTHEVHVVEYPGADLGEAPSLRDVASVYENPSPASSGWDSAAVGTHEVHVVEYPGADLGEAPSLRDVASVYENPSPASSGSNIKRPKRDSDGTSFPLKDYILPAAIAAFTSVVAFLFYKHLRN; encoded by the exons ATGCCTCCACCGGCAGCTAATCCTGATCCTCAGCGCGCTGGCCCCACCTTTGAGAACAATCCCCACACGCCTTCATTGCCTAGGCAGCCAGCAAGTCTCCCAGGGCCTGACACACCCCTGCTTCTCCAGACGAATCCATCTGGAGTGGAAAGCTACCAAGACCTGGGGGAATACAATACTCCTGTGCAAGAAATGGAGCCAGTGGCAAAGCAAAAG GTTGCAGAAGATGCCCTGACCCCGTGGAGGGAAGCTCCGAGTCCCCAACCCACTGGGAACGCAGCACTAGCTGATCTCAGGGCATCCCAGGAAGGCAGTAACCATGGAGATGGTCTGTCCTCAGCAGCAGTCCAGTTACCTCCTGGATCACCAGTGGGACACCTGCTGGGTTGTGGGGGTGTGCCCAGAGGAGAGGTGGAAGTGGCTCAGCCAGGCAGACCAGTATTTGACCCAAGCGGACAGGGGCAGGACTGGGCCGGCCGCCAGCAGCATCCGGTCTGTGTGAATGATGGGTATTTTGGGAACATGAATCACCTGAACATTGGGAACAGCAGAAAGGCATCCATGCCTGGAGAGCCTGTTCAGAGAGGTGAGCCGGCCGCCGCTCCTAGCCCAGAGGATTTCAAGAACCAGCCAGAAGAGGTTTACTATTCTTCTTTTGAGCGCTCTCCACTGGCTGCCAGTGCCAACAGAGCTGTCCCCGGACATGGGCAGCAGGCTGGAGATTCGCTCCGGGAACAGAAGATTCAGGCTTTGCAGGGTTACGAGAATGGGAACCTGACGAGCAGCATGGTGGATGTTCATAACCCTGTCCTCCTGCAGACCCAGTTTGATGCAGAGCAGAAACGTGCCCAGGGGCAGAGAGAAGACCATGGTGGAGAGAGGGATGCGTTTCCTCTACACCAAATCAGAGATTCCGCACAAAGCACACACAGTTATGGTGAGTTGGGAGCCATCAAAGGAAGGGCTGACTCTAGCCCTGCAATCGGATCAGCGCCCGCCTCTCAGACGACGAGCACCATCCCCACGGACCTCAGTGAGGATGCGACTGCTCATGATTTGGGAGCATTAGATCTTGGCACAACACGCTTGGCCAGCTCCTCTGAAAAACTGGCTTCAGGCCCCTCTGCTGGACCTTCCCAGGGGATCCCTGAGCAGAACTCAGGTAGCAGCATCAATTCCCACCGGGGTGGGTGGTCGGGCGGGTGCCTAGCAGATACCCCGGGCGTTGCCAGTGTaccagcaaacagcagga ATCCTCAAAGCAAAGTCCAGATCCTAGCTTCTGCAGCTCACATGCTACGCCCAGCTTCAACTCCTGGACCCAGCAACGTTCTTCCAACCagttcccccctccatcccagtaCGACTAGCATTGAGAGAGTTCTCAAACTCTCCAATGCCAAGCCTGCTGTGGAATTCCCTGACCCTAGTGGCTTCTCCTCTACTGCGGTGATTCCGCCTAGTTCACCTGCATTGCCCTCTGACCCGTCAGAGCCAGCGTTCAACATCGACCTGGATGAGCTGAAATCTCCCGTCCAAGAGTGCAAACTGCCAACGAGAgacacagacagcagcagcacctccaaGCCAAAGGAGAAC GCAAATCAAGCTCCAAAGCCCCCTGCTCCGAGTGTGACCCAAACCAGTCCAGGGTTCCCTGGGAGCACAGTTCGTACCACCGCAAGGGAGGCAGGGTGGAAGATCCAAAATGCCTTGCCAGGCTCCCCTGGGGGCTGCCAAGTGTTCTGCAGTGAGCCGGATGAAGAGGTGGAGCTCAGCAAGCCAGGTGTGCTAACCTCCACCGGAGGTGTGGAGGAGCCAGCCCAGAGGCAGCCGGAGTCACCCGAGACAAATGTCCAATATTCTGGGAGGTCCAACCGCTTCTTCCTCAGCAGCGAGTGCTCTCTGGGCAGCAATCCCCTAATGATAAGCGAATCCAGCAgtgcctgccccagctccagcagagcCCAGAGGAATCAGCCTGAAGAGAATCACTACTCCTCTCAgtctgaccaccccctcccatctTGGGCTACCAGCAATGGCCCAAGAAGAGTCGAGGCTACCAAAACCAGCAGAGCCTCCCTtctgccagagagcagcagcacctgggacaGCACAGCTGTGGGAACTCACGAAGTCCATGTGGTTGAGTATCCTGGCGCTGATCTGGGGGAGGCTCCCAGCCTGAGGGATGTAGCCAGTGTCTATGAGAACccatctccagccagctctggctGGGACAGCGCAGCTGTGGGAACTCACGAAGTCCATGTGGTTGAGTATCCTGGCGCTGATCTGGGGGAGGCTCCCAGCCTGAGGGATGTAGCCAGTGTCTATGAGAACccatctccagccagctctggctCGAACATTAAGAGGCCAAAGCGAGACAGTGATGGGACATCCTTCCCCTTGAAGGACTATATACTGCCAGCTGCCATTGCTGCATTCACTTCTGTTGTGGCTTTCCTGTTCTATAAGCATCTGCGGAATTAG